The following are encoded together in the Adhaeribacter arboris genome:
- a CDS encoding DUF7660 family protein yields MNNPDSWENKTLPDFLESLSNYAEDIQGYYDNMK; encoded by the coding sequence TTGAATAATCCTGACAGTTGGGAAAACAAAACACTGCCTGACTTTTTAGAATCGTTAAGTAATTATGCAGAAGATATTCAGGGCTACTATGACAATATGAAATAA